One window of Microcoleus vaginatus PCC 9802 genomic DNA carries:
- a CDS encoding AAA family ATPase — MTENYPQSRELDTVKGSKNNHFDALVKRIDLMIRARYSLLYIVGVEEEPIEAVIAQVALQVTPARRVLFWDLVRGWEDNASGKGSVMAALDRVSKTAVEEYTIFVLRDLHPVLKYPYTEKNAAVVRELRNLTRELKRSKKTIVLTSHTLELPEELKEEVTVIDFPLPNVQEIDSLISHVVEKPQQLQVSGLAREQLVKACQGLSRARIGRVLAKALAAKQQINESDIDGVLEEKQQAIRQTGILEFFNSRESLKSVGGLENLKQWVKMRQDAFTDEARRYGIPNPKGVLLVGIQGTGKSLSAKTIASEWRLPLLRLDTGRLFGGVVGESESRVRQMIQLAEAIAPCVLWIDEIDKAFGNIISGSDGDSGTSRRVFGSLITWMQEKTSPVFIVATANNVRILPAELLRKGRFDEIFFLNLPSESERQDIFKVHLQRLRPTRLREFDLGVLAKRAENFSGAEIEQVVIDGLYRAFGTFVNGQRRDLMTEDILRSIEDTVPLAAIARSQIEDLKRWAAEAGARTASNDTHLIDELKRYSQRRRDAIDN; from the coding sequence ATGACCGAAAATTACCCTCAATCCCGAGAATTAGATACCGTCAAGGGCAGTAAAAATAACCACTTCGACGCCCTGGTAAAGCGAATAGATTTGATGATTCGCGCCCGCTATTCGCTGCTGTACATTGTCGGCGTCGAGGAGGAACCGATCGAGGCTGTAATTGCCCAAGTAGCGCTGCAAGTAACTCCCGCGCGCCGAGTATTGTTCTGGGATCTCGTGCGCGGCTGGGAAGATAATGCTTCTGGGAAAGGTTCGGTAATGGCGGCGCTCGATCGCGTCAGCAAAACTGCTGTTGAAGAATATACCATATTTGTTCTGCGGGATTTGCACCCTGTTTTGAAATATCCATACACCGAAAAAAATGCGGCGGTAGTGCGGGAATTGCGGAACTTAACGCGGGAATTGAAGCGCAGCAAAAAAACGATCGTCCTCACTTCTCACACGCTGGAATTGCCGGAGGAATTGAAAGAAGAAGTAACAGTAATTGATTTTCCTTTGCCCAACGTCCAAGAAATCGACAGTTTAATTTCCCACGTTGTGGAAAAACCGCAACAGTTGCAAGTTAGCGGTTTAGCAAGGGAACAGTTGGTTAAAGCTTGTCAGGGTTTGAGCCGCGCTAGAATCGGGCGGGTTTTGGCTAAAGCTTTGGCCGCCAAACAGCAAATTAACGAGTCAGATATTGACGGAGTTTTGGAGGAAAAACAGCAAGCAATTCGCCAAACGGGCATTTTGGAGTTTTTTAACTCCCGAGAATCCCTAAAAAGTGTGGGTGGCTTGGAGAATTTGAAACAGTGGGTAAAAATGCGGCAAGATGCTTTTACTGACGAAGCGCGCCGCTACGGAATACCCAATCCTAAAGGCGTTTTGTTAGTAGGAATTCAAGGAACGGGCAAATCCTTATCAGCGAAAACAATCGCCTCAGAATGGCGTTTGCCACTGTTGCGATTGGATACTGGGAGATTGTTTGGCGGCGTGGTCGGGGAAAGCGAAAGTCGCGTCAGGCAAATGATACAATTAGCAGAGGCGATCGCACCTTGCGTTTTGTGGATCGATGAAATAGATAAAGCCTTCGGCAACATTATCAGCGGCAGCGACGGCGATTCGGGAACTTCGCGCCGGGTATTCGGCAGTTTGATTACTTGGATGCAGGAAAAAACCAGTCCGGTGTTTATTGTCGCAACTGCAAATAACGTCAGGATTTTGCCTGCAGAGTTGCTCAGAAAAGGCAGATTTGATGAAATTTTCTTTTTAAATTTGCCCTCTGAATCGGAACGGCAAGATATTTTTAAAGTGCATTTGCAGCGTTTGCGACCAACTAGATTGCGCGAGTTTGATTTGGGAGTTTTGGCGAAACGCGCTGAGAATTTTAGCGGTGCAGAAATTGAACAAGTCGTAATAGATGGGTTGTATCGGGCCTTTGGAACGTTTGTAAACGGACAGCGCCGAGATTTGATGACCGAGGATATTTTGAGGTCGATCGAGGATACTGTACCTTTAGCTGCGATCGCGCGATCGCAAATTGAAGATTTGAAGCGCTGGGCGGCGGAAGCGGGCGCGAGAACAGCTTCTAACGATACTCACTTAATTGATGAATTGAAACGCTACAGCCAGCGGCGGAGGGATGCGATCGACAATTAA
- a CDS encoding CBS domain-containing protein has product MNGTFRVGNLFGIPFFVNASWFLVLGLVTWQYGGALAALFPTLGPVAPWMLGLFTALLLFASVLAHELGHSWVAIKQGIGVKSISLFLFGGLANLERESKTPAEAFWVAIAGPLVSLFLSGLLTAIGIGAGLTGPAAAIVGLLASINLVLALFNLIPGLPLDGGNILKAIVWKITGNPYKGVIFASRVGQIIGWIAIATGVFGNIWNLVIGWFLLQNAGQSAQYATVQNKLAGLTAADAVTPESPIVSQDLSLREFANNYVIGSTQTWRRFLATDDAGQLVGAIDLDDLKTIPTGTWPQVLVKELLKPIEFSTTVKPELSLLEVVTLLEQLKVQELPVIRENGVLVGLVEKAEIARLLQRQAEANPA; this is encoded by the coding sequence ATGAACGGTACATTTCGCGTCGGCAACCTGTTTGGGATTCCCTTCTTTGTCAACGCATCTTGGTTTTTAGTTCTGGGTTTAGTAACCTGGCAGTACGGCGGCGCATTAGCTGCCCTGTTTCCCACATTGGGCCCCGTAGCGCCCTGGATGCTGGGATTATTCACAGCGTTACTGTTATTTGCTTCCGTCTTAGCCCACGAATTAGGACACAGTTGGGTAGCCATTAAACAGGGAATTGGCGTGAAATCGATTTCGCTATTTCTGTTTGGCGGACTGGCTAATTTAGAAAGAGAATCCAAAACCCCAGCCGAAGCATTTTGGGTAGCGATTGCAGGCCCGTTGGTGAGCTTATTTTTATCCGGTTTGTTAACAGCGATCGGCATCGGTGCTGGTCTCACAGGCCCCGCAGCCGCCATCGTCGGACTTTTAGCTTCGATCAACTTAGTTTTAGCCTTATTTAACTTAATTCCCGGTTTGCCCCTCGACGGTGGCAACATCCTCAAAGCGATCGTCTGGAAAATTACTGGCAACCCTTACAAAGGTGTAATTTTTGCTAGCCGCGTCGGTCAGATAATTGGTTGGATTGCCATTGCTACAGGCGTATTCGGCAATATTTGGAATCTAGTAATCGGTTGGTTCTTACTGCAAAATGCCGGTCAATCTGCCCAATATGCCACAGTCCAAAATAAACTGGCAGGGCTGACAGCCGCAGATGCTGTGACCCCCGAAAGTCCGATCGTCTCGCAAGACTTGTCCCTCAGAGAATTTGCCAACAACTACGTGATCGGTAGCACTCAAACCTGGCGCAGGTTCCTGGCAACAGATGATGCCGGACAATTGGTAGGGGCGATCGACCTAGACGACCTCAAAACCATTCCTACCGGAACTTGGCCCCAAGTTTTAGTTAAAGAACTCCTGAAGCCGATCGAATTTTCCACAACCGTCAAACCAGAATTATCCCTCCTCGAAGTAGTCACCCTCCTAGAACAGCTAAAAGTACAAGAACTCCCCGTCATTCGGGAAAACGGTGTCCTCGTCGGACTTGTAGAAAAAGCTGAAATTGCCCGCCTGCTACAAAGACAAGCCGAAGCGAACCCTGCTTGA
- a CDS encoding DUF2470 domain-containing protein: MSEPFSTEISDRICTHMNEDHASAVVLYAQAFGDQPQATEAQMLAIDANGMDLTAKVNDETVPVRVKFDRTLKDAEDAHHTLIEMVKQARKVAK, from the coding sequence ATGTCAGAACCGTTTTCTACTGAGATTAGCGATCGCATCTGCACTCACATGAACGAAGACCACGCTAGTGCTGTCGTGCTATACGCTCAAGCATTTGGCGACCAACCGCAGGCAACAGAAGCTCAAATGCTCGCTATTGATGCCAACGGTATGGATTTAACCGCTAAAGTCAACGACGAAACAGTGCCTGTAAGAGTTAAATTCGATCGCACTTTAAAAGACGCCGAAGATGCTCACCACACTCTCATTGAAATGGTGAAACAAGCTCGAAAAGTTGCTAAGTAG
- a CDS encoding Rrf2 family transcriptional regulator → MKLTTRGHYSVKALLDLSLQPRFGPTSVKSIAKRQELPAPYLEKLLIEMRRAGLVQSVRGSQGGYQLARQPAQISLGQILEAVGETIEPLPRHFPDATQAEDWVTFSLWNRLHKKLAEALYSISLEDLYYDVRSWQAALGEETSFII, encoded by the coding sequence ATGAAGTTAACCACACGCGGACACTACAGTGTCAAAGCATTACTGGATCTAAGTTTGCAACCTCGCTTTGGCCCGACATCGGTGAAATCGATAGCGAAGCGACAGGAGTTACCTGCTCCGTATCTAGAAAAATTGCTGATTGAAATGCGACGAGCCGGTTTAGTCCAATCTGTTCGGGGTTCCCAAGGAGGATATCAATTAGCCCGCCAGCCAGCTCAAATCTCTTTAGGACAAATCTTAGAGGCTGTAGGTGAAACTATTGAACCTTTACCTCGACATTTTCCCGACGCGACGCAAGCAGAGGACTGGGTAACATTCAGTTTGTGGAACCGATTGCACAAAAAACTGGCCGAAGCGCTGTACAGTATTTCCCTCGAAGACTTATACTATGATGTCCGCAGTTGGCAAGCGGCTCTTGGGGAAGAAACTAGCTTTATCATTTAA
- a CDS encoding WD40 repeat domain-containing protein, whose translation MRSKAVKGKILTFTLTAVVTAAGIGWYRSFTELETTVSQFKSGLLTQYSTSFKDNSGWIYAIALSPDGKTLASGSYRGIIKIWSLQTGELLYTLKAHTDAIESLAISPDANVLASGSWDNRIKLWNLKTGILINTLKGHADDVKAISISPDGRLLASGSTDKTVKVWNFSDGKLLSTLPDTDWIQSVAFSRDSKILASGSENGTIKIWWLDDGGNYTLTGHSGSANSVAFSPDGKTLASGSADKTVKLWQFTKGKVLHTLTGHSGPVLSVAFSQDGQALASGSYDKTIKLWKLTTGELMTTFAAHSKPVWSVAFSSQNPVLASGSADETIKLWPVPVPIATQVNSPAPEVEAAPSEILSPGEIAQLNRKVYDQIDKSWRSTPTFNTSLVYRVAVDEEGGIIDYQPLNQEAVNFLQETSLPSYRKAARQAKILSQFQVVFKPSGVLEVNPWQGWN comes from the coding sequence GTTGTAACTGCGGCGGGCATCGGCTGGTATAGGTCTTTTACGGAATTAGAAACAACTGTATCGCAGTTTAAATCGGGGCTGTTAACTCAATATTCTACCAGTTTTAAAGATAATTCTGGGTGGATTTACGCGATCGCACTCAGTCCCGACGGCAAAACTTTAGCCAGCGGCAGTTATCGCGGCATTATCAAAATCTGGAGCTTGCAAACCGGCGAATTGCTTTACACCTTAAAAGCACATACCGATGCAATTGAATCCCTAGCCATTAGTCCTGATGCCAATGTTTTGGCTAGCGGGAGTTGGGATAACCGGATTAAATTGTGGAATCTCAAAACTGGCATACTCATCAATACCTTGAAAGGTCATGCGGATGATGTCAAGGCAATAAGTATCAGTCCTGATGGAAGGTTACTCGCTTCTGGAAGTACCGACAAAACTGTAAAAGTGTGGAATTTTTCCGATGGGAAACTACTCAGCACACTTCCAGATACAGACTGGATTCAATCTGTCGCTTTTAGCCGGGACAGTAAAATTTTAGCAAGCGGCAGCGAGAATGGAACTATTAAGATTTGGTGGCTTGATGATGGCGGCAATTACACCCTCACTGGGCATTCTGGGTCGGCGAACTCAGTTGCATTCAGTCCTGACGGCAAAACTTTAGCGAGTGGCAGTGCGGATAAAACTGTTAAGCTGTGGCAGTTTACAAAGGGCAAAGTTTTGCATACATTAACAGGGCATTCCGGCCCGGTGCTGTCAGTTGCTTTTAGCCAGGATGGACAGGCTTTAGCTAGTGGCAGCTACGACAAAACTATCAAGCTGTGGAAGTTGACAACGGGCGAACTGATGACAACTTTTGCGGCTCATTCTAAGCCTGTTTGGTCTGTCGCTTTTAGCTCTCAAAATCCTGTTTTAGCCAGCGGTAGCGCAGATGAAACTATTAAGCTTTGGCCTGTACCTGTCCCGATTGCGACTCAGGTTAATTCTCCAGCACCAGAGGTAGAGGCAGCACCGTCGGAAATTCTCTCCCCCGGTGAAATTGCACAGTTGAACCGGAAAGTTTACGACCAAATTGACAAGAGTTGGCGCTCGACTCCCACCTTCAACACTTCATTAGTTTATCGGGTTGCCGTGGATGAAGAAGGGGGAATTATAGATTATCAGCCACTAAACCAAGAAGCGGTTAATTTCCTCCAAGAAACTTCTCTTCCTTCCTATCGTAAAGCTGCTCGTCAAGCCAAGATTTTGAGTCAATTTCAGGTAGTGTTTAAACCCTCTGGGGTGCTTGAAGTTAACCCGTGGCAAGGGTGGAATTAA
- a CDS encoding AbrB family transcriptional regulator translates to MAKKKNIEPLEGEDLIKKVKDLENLTKEEKARACGYYTVTKNGVERVNMMKFLNALIDAEGIQLDGKQNGNGRGGRSASYRISVQSNGNLLIGAAYTKQMELQPGDEFEISLGRKHIHLRQIDREEEEES, encoded by the coding sequence ATGGCTAAAAAGAAAAATATCGAACCCCTTGAAGGCGAAGATCTGATCAAAAAGGTCAAAGACCTAGAGAACCTTACCAAGGAAGAAAAAGCTAGAGCCTGTGGCTACTACACCGTTACCAAGAACGGCGTAGAACGGGTCAACATGATGAAATTCCTGAATGCGCTGATTGATGCAGAAGGCATTCAGCTAGACGGGAAGCAAAACGGCAATGGACGCGGCGGACGCTCTGCCAGCTATCGGATTAGCGTTCAATCTAACGGCAACTTACTGATTGGAGCTGCCTACACCAAACAGATGGAACTCCAGCCGGGAGATGAATTTGAAATCTCTTTGGGACGCAAGCACATTCACCTGCGCCAAATTGATCGAGAAGAAGAAGAAGAATCCTAG
- a CDS encoding DUF3616 domain-containing protein — protein sequence MPESFLLGRLLLQFNSEAADIITDLSAVALTPDGHLWLGSDETTSIERLSPVAPHIFGEHQRFALADFIDFSEQAGEIDIEGIDFNSDYLWFVASHSTKRKKAKGKDPNKDIQNLAKIETEINRYLLARIPVKNGTLCKSISHPENPKNQLKAGYLQPTKTGNLLTDALKDDSHLGLFLSVPIPSKENGFDIEGLAVRGNRIFLGLRGPVLRGWAIILEIEVQESKQGVLKLKAIGEAGKFYKKHFVDLNGLGVRELCWNGEDLIVLAGPTMTLSGAMRVFRLKGILGRSGDSITGQDGGDLEVLFDLPFKVGTDNAEGLSLFPYLGEQNSLLVVYDSPDAGRMVEKTAILADVFKLGS from the coding sequence ATGCCAGAATCTTTTTTGCTCGGTCGGCTGCTGCTGCAATTCAACAGCGAAGCGGCTGATATTATTACAGACTTATCCGCTGTTGCTTTAACTCCCGATGGTCATTTGTGGCTGGGTTCCGATGAAACGACTTCGATCGAGCGTTTGTCGCCTGTGGCGCCTCATATTTTTGGAGAACATCAAAGATTTGCGCTCGCCGATTTTATCGATTTTTCCGAGCAAGCTGGTGAAATCGATATTGAAGGAATTGATTTCAACAGCGATTATCTTTGGTTTGTGGCTTCTCACAGCACCAAACGCAAGAAAGCTAAAGGCAAAGACCCGAATAAAGACATTCAAAATTTAGCAAAAATAGAGACGGAGATCAACCGTTATTTGCTGGCACGAATTCCTGTAAAAAACGGGACTTTGTGCAAGTCAATTTCCCATCCTGAAAATCCCAAAAACCAACTGAAAGCGGGATACCTTCAGCCGACAAAAACGGGGAATTTGCTGACTGATGCGCTGAAAGATGACAGCCATCTCGGTCTATTTTTATCTGTGCCGATTCCGAGTAAAGAAAATGGTTTTGATATTGAAGGGTTGGCGGTGCGCGGCAATCGGATTTTTCTTGGTTTACGGGGACCTGTACTGCGGGGTTGGGCGATAATTTTAGAAATAGAAGTGCAAGAGTCTAAACAGGGGGTTTTAAAGCTAAAGGCTATTGGTGAAGCCGGCAAGTTTTACAAGAAACATTTTGTTGATTTGAACGGTTTGGGGGTGCGAGAATTGTGCTGGAACGGGGAAGATTTGATTGTTTTAGCCGGGCCGACGATGACTTTATCGGGGGCGATGAGGGTTTTTCGGTTAAAGGGGATTTTAGGGCGATCGGGCGACAGTATTACTGGACAAGATGGGGGAGATTTGGAGGTATTGTTTGACTTGCCTTTTAAGGTTGGTACGGACAATGCTGAGGGATTGAGCCTGTTTCCATATTTGGGGGAGCAAAATTCGCTGTTAGTTGTTTACGATTCGCCGGATGCGGGGAGAATGGTGGAGAAAACTGCTATTCTTGCTGATGTTTTTAAATTAGGTTCCTAG